In the Deltaproteobacteria bacterium genome, TCAAAGTTTCTTGGGAAGCCGATTCTAAAGCTCCCCGACCTTGGTGAGGGTTGGTCCGGGCCCACTCTTCGGCTACCGCACGGAGGCCCCAGGTTCGCCCTTTTACAGAGCGGAGCTCATCGCGCAGGTCCAGGACAGTATTAAAATCCACCCCCTGCTTTTGGGCCATCTCTCGGTCAGGCCACGGGGAAATGACTGCTTCCAGCGTTGCGACTTGGTTGGCCTTTTCCCGAGCTCTTAGAGCGATCTGCCAGGATAACTGAAAAGCTTTTTCAGATGGGCCGGCTTCGATCTTTGACCACTGCCGGGCCAAATCCGCCAGAACAATGGATTGGGAAAAAGTTTCTTCCATTCTGCGGGAAGATTGGGTGACCACCGCAAGGGACTGTTCCCATCGTTCCTGATTCGGGTTTTTCTTCGCGGGTTCCTTTGGTCCATAAGAACACGCGCCTACCGAAAAATTTGCCCCTATGAGCAGGAAAAGAAGGAGCATTTTCCCCATGCGGTTTAGCTTGTGATAGCCAACTGCCCCAAGGGCGAAGAGCCCGAGAAAAATTAAACTACCCAGGCCGATCAACCAGCGGCGGGTAGATTCATCTCTGACCAGAAGGGTCCGTTCATAAACCTTTTGTAGGACCGCTCTCTGGCTTGAAGATTCTTGAGCAAATTGGGCAACGGAGGCCTTTTCAAGGTTCTTCAGTTCAGAGAAGGATTCGGCAATTTCTACAACTTTTTTCTTCAGAGTATTCCCTTCCCGGTCCAGAGGGTTTATAATCTGATCCAGCTTGAGGATCCGGTTTTCGGTGAAAAAAACTTCCTCGGAGAGCGAACGTACTCCGGGACATGGGTCCAGTTTGGCATGATAAACGCTTCTGGACCCGGCAATGCGGGAAGGAGAAAAAGGCTGAGAATATTTTTGGCTGTAATTCTGGGAATGACATTCCAGGCAATAAGCCGCTGGTTTGGCCGATGAAGGAGAGGCCATCATCCCGAAGAACAAAAAACTTGCCCCGACGAAAACAATTTTGGGCCATATTTTCATTCGCCCTTGCCTCTGCGGAAAGATATCAAGCTCTTCATCGCCTGCCAGAAGATCTGCCGCTTTAAATAATGGATTCCCCGGGTAGGGCTGATGTGCTTGGGGCAGACATCCGTGCAGTTGAATTCCATGTGGCAGCGGTATACTCCGTTTTCATCGCCTAAGCGGGCGAGTCGGTTGCCGGGCCAATCCCGGGAATCGGCAATGAGGCAAAAAGCCCGGTTCAATCCCATCGGCCCGATGTACTCCGGAGCCCAGTGCATCATCGTACACGCCGAAACGCAGGAGCCGCAGGCTATACACTCGGTATTCATTCCGATTATCTTTCTCTCTCGGGAAGTGGGTTTAATTATAGCTGGCTCCAAAGTAGAAGTCCGGGGGATAAAGTAAGGCTCTATTTTTTTTAGGCGATTGATCAAAGATTTTAGATCAACGGTTAGGTCTTTGATAACGGGTAGGTGACGTAAAGGCGTAAGGGAAATTGGCCCGGAACCCAGATCTTTAACCAGCGTTTTACAGGCCAATCCTTCCTTCCCGTTGATCACCAGGGCGCAAGAACCACACATGGCCAGCCGGCAGGAATAACGAAAGGAAAGGGTTTTATCTTGGGTTTGTTGGATTTTGAAGAGGGCATCCAACACCGTAACCTTTTCCGTATCTCCCCAATCCACGGAAAATTCTTGTTCATAGGGTGCGGCGTCTTTTCGAGGATCGAAACGAAAAATTTTAAAAATATAATCCATATTATTTATTTATTTCAGTAAGATATTATGGTTTTGATAAAATATTACTTTATGTCTCCCAGCGGCAAATAATTCCATACCCAAAAAAGCCCCAAGAAGGCAAGAAACAGGAAAACGATGAAGAGAAATTTCTGGGTCTTCACGTTGGCCCCCAAGTCAATCAACAAAACCCGTATTCCTAAGGAAGCATGGAAAGCCACGACCAGAAGAAGCAGGAATTGCAAAGGCCGGCGATAGGGCAAGAAAAAATGAAGCGTCAAAAAGAGCAAGATGAGAATCGCTGAAACTCTTTGTAATAACCAAGCCCACATACCCGGCAGCGTACTCCTCCAGACTTGGGCCTCCCTCACTTCTCTTTTCAAAGTCCATTCTTTTCCGTTGGCCACTTTTTTCTCCTTAATTGCCAAAATTCTCTAACCTATTGCCCATAGACTATTGCCTGTTTTCATTCAAATCCGATGTCTTCCGGCTTCAGCCGATTGAGAACCACTGGCCGCTCGTAGATTTTCGTTTCCCCTTTTTCGCGCTTGATAAAAAAGTTTTTCAGGTACTCTTTATTATTTTTCTTGGGAAAATCATTCCGGTAATGGGCCCCGCGGGACTCTTGACGCTTCAGGGCGGATTGCCCAACGATTGCGGATACATCCAGAAGATTGCGCATGTTCAACCAATCATTCCAAGAAATGTTACAGGCTTTTCCCCCGGCGACTCCCACCCGATTCATTTTTTCCTGCAACTCCTGGATGATTTGCAGTCCTTCCAACAATCCTTTCTCTTCCCGAATAATCCCCAATTTTTCCCAATTACTCAGGCGTAGCGTTTCTCTAAGGGGGTAAAGATCCACTCCTTCCCGCCCGAATGGGGCTTCCATTTGCTTGATCAATTCCTCTACCGGTCTCTCGTCAAAGGGGGCCAGTTCCCGGCCGATTACGTCGTGGGCCATCGAGTCCCCGGCAATCCCTCCGAAAACGGTTGAATCAGCGATGCCGTTACCCCCTAAACGGTTGGCTCCATGAACACCCCCAGCATCTTCTCCGGCAACGTATAGTCCATCCAGGTCGGTCAAACACCGGGTATCGATCCGGGCACCTCCCATGAAAAAATGGGCGGTTGGCGAAACCTCTACCCGCTCATTAGCCAGGTCAAATCCGTAATCCCGGCAGCGTTCGACCATCCCTGGAAAATTTTTTTTAACGAAATTTGGACCCATTACCGAGGCATCGATAAAAACGCCTCCATTCGGGGTTCCCCTCCCGGCTGTGATCTCCATAAAACTGGACCGGGAAACAACATCCCGGGTGGCCCGTTCCTTGACCTCAGGGGCATAGCGCTCCATGAAGCGTTCACCCAGGACATTGAAAAGTTGGGCCCCGGCTCCCCTCAGGCCTTCCTCTAAGAGAGTTCCTGAAGTATTGGACCCTTTGACTATCAGGCCCGTGGGATGGAACTGGACCATCTCCATGTCCACCATCTCGGCGCCCGCTCGGTAGCAGAGAGCAATTCCATCCGCTGATTTGTCCAGAGAGGGTGCAAAAAGCTTATACATGGTAGGCCCGCCGCCAGTGGCTACAAGCGTAGTCCGGGCGTGAGCAATAAGAAACTCCCCCCGGGTTACCTCCAAGAGTAAAGCTCCGACAATCCGGGTACCCCCCTTATCCCAGAGAAGCTCCACAGCACGGTGTTCATCCAGGTATTCGATATCTCGTCGGAATACTTGCTCGGAAAGGCGGGAAACAATCTCAATGCCCGTAAGATCTCCTTTGTGAACCGTGCGATCGAAACTCTGCCCGGCAAAAGGCTTCTGATGGATGGTTCCGTCTGGATTGCGGTCGAAGAAGCAACCGTACTGGGTCTCCATCTCTTTGATCCGCTGGGGGGCCACAGTGACCAGTTCCCAGGTCAAATCCTGGTTGTTGATAAACTGCCCTCCTTTGAGCGTATCCTGAAAATGTTTAGCGAAGGAATCGGCGGGGTTCAGAACTACGTTGTATCCCCCCTGGACCATGCGCGAGCATCCACCTTTGCCAATAATGGCTTTGGTGACGAGCAGGATCTTTATATTTTTCCCGGCATCAGCCGCGTGGAGAGCAGCACAAAGGCCGGCCCCTCCAGCTCCCAGGATTAAAACGTCTGTCGTTACTACCGGAATAGAAATTTTGCTCATTTTTCCCTTCATTCAGGTTCATAAGGACGCAGATTTTCGCAGAGGCACGCAGAAAATTATTTGTTAAAACTATAAAAAGCCTTAGCCCCCATCCCTCTTTTATTTCTTTATATTTTAGAGAATCCTGGAAATCTGCGTCCCAGACATTATTATTGGTACAATCCGAAATCAATAAATTGCTTTCGCTCCACGGCCTTGAATCTTTCTTTTTGAGGATCCAGGGATAAAAGGTAAGCTGCCAGGGCTTCCAGATCTTCAAGGGAAATCTCGTAGCGGGGCATGGTTGTTCCTGGCTGGTAAATCCGGGGATTCAGGATAAAATGCTGAATCCACTCGGTAGATCGCTTCCGCTGTTTAATCACACTCACATCTGGACCTTCTCGCCTTCCTTCCCTGCCGAATATTTGGTGGCAATAAGCGCAATTTTTTTCCAGATACACTTTGGCTCCTCGAATTTCGGAAACCAGAAGGGTCCTTTCAGGGAGGATAATCCTTTCCCCGTAACGCGCATTGGCCATTCCCAGGAAACTGAAATAAAGGACAACAACCAAAAAAGTTGCCGCTAAACCCAGAGAGAGAGGACGGAGTAATATCCTCCGTTCAGGATTCCGGTCGATGTAAGGTAAGAAAAAAAGCAATATAACAAAAGAAATAATCGCTAACAGGCTCAGCAATGGATAGGCTCCGGCTAAAAACTTCAGCGTCTCTTCCAAATAAAGGAAATACCAAGGAAGAAAGATTCGTTCGGGATTGGCCAGGGGATTGGCCGCTTCTTGAAGCGGATCGGAAAACCAATTGGGAACAAAGGTTATAGATGCTAAGAGAATAGCGGTGGTGATCCAGGCGATTGATATCCCGTGGAATCGTTGGCACTCGTTTTCCTCCGTCATCTTCCCGATTGATTCCATTCGCTGACGGCGGAAGAGAAGCAAGGCGACCAGCGCCGAAAAGCCTATGTGCATGCTATAGAAGCGCATCAGGGAGGTTCCAGCCAGCTCTTTTCCCCCCCGAATAAAATCAACTAAAAAGCTGCCGCAATAAGGGATGGAAGAAAGATTGGACAAAACCGTAGCCGTTCCCCAGAAAGAAGCCTGCGAGAGGGGGAGAAAAAAGCCGGTGAAATTCACCCAGAGGGTGATGCCGAAAGCAAAGACCCCAAACACCCAGGCCGCTGGCCGTCTGGCCTTGTAATCGCCCCGGTAAAAAACTTGTAAGAGGTAAAGAAATAAAAGGATAAGCAAAATATTTCCCCCAGCTCCATGAATCCGGCGCATCATCCATCCAAAAGGGACTTGTTCATTCAGCCGCCCTACGGAGGAAAAAGCCTGCCCGAATTGAGGGACGTAATACACCATAAGGAAAATACCTGAAACCAGGGTCAGCGTGAAAACCCCCCCAAGGGCATACTGGAAGTTCCACCCGGAACGCGAAGTTTCCGGCCTGATTTGATTCTGGGAAAATCCTTGGCTCATCCTAAACAATTCCTATTAAAACTTTGTCGTTCTTAACCTGAACATTCCACCGCTCCAGAGGCGATGACGGAGGACCACTCAGCACTCTGCCCTGAGCGTCAAAGATGGCATCATGGCAGGGACAATAGAATTCTTTTTTTTCTGGTTTCCAGGCCACTGTGCAAGCCAAATGGGTGCAGACCAGGGAAAAGGCTTGCAGACTTCCGTCTTCATCTTGCATCGCGATTCCCGGTAGTTCTCCATACTGAAAGGTATAGAATCCCCCGGCGGTAATTTTATTTAAAGGAATTTCCAGCGACGGAAGGGCTCCTCCTCCAGGAGCAAGGAACCGATATAACCCATAGAATAAACTCCCCAAGCCGACCGCCGCGAAAAAGCCTCCAAGTCCCTTCAGCAGCCCTCTGCGGTTGGTTAAGAAGGAAGCTTCTTTGCAGGAGGCGCTGGCTGGCGTTTGAGTCCTCAAATCTCCTTTGATCTGGAGGTTCATCCTCTTTCACGCTCCTGGGTCGGCCAGTACAAGGAAGCCTCGGGAATATTCGTTTCTTTGGCACCGATGTATCCATGGCACCGATTGCAGGATTGCTGTGGATTATGGCAGAGTACGCATTCGCGCTCGTTGAAGTCTCCGCCGTTTAGCGCTTTTTTATGCGTCGCCCGCCACCGCTCCAAGGGAGAGTGGTATTCGGCAGCGACGGTACCCCGCTCCATGACAACGGTTAGGGGACCTGAACCCTTAACCTCGGGTTTTTGCACCTGCTGGCAGCCCAGCAAGCCAAACAGCACGATGAAACAAAAGGTAATCCAATAATTGATTAAACTCATCGGCAAATTCTAAAAACCCTTGGGACGCAGATTTTCGCAGATACACGCAGCAACAAATTCTAATCATAAAGAATTCAGGAGACAGGAATCAGTAGTCAGAATGAAAGGTATGTTCCATTTATCTTCTGGATTTTGAATGCTGTCTTCTGTATTCTCTTTTTCGATCCTGCAAATCTGCGTTTACCCTGTTAGATAGTAAACATCTAACAGGGTGAATCTCGTCCAATAAATTTATTTCAAAACCAGCGCTCTTCCCAAAAGGTCATGAACGCCGCCTACTTCACAATTGACCTGATGGTGTTTCATCACTTCGGGTAGATTGGCTTTGCAAATGGCACAGATCGTAGCCAAATAATTGGCGCCGGTCGACCGGCAGGCTTCGGCTCTGGGTTTCCCGCCGGACAGGCGAATTTCCATAAGTTCATCGGCCAGAAGGCCGCCACCGGCACCGCAGCAGTAGGTTTTTTCGCGGATGGTGTCCGGATGCATTTCCACAAAATGGTTACACGTGGCCTTGATAATGTTCCGGGGGGGTTCAAAATACCCTGCACCCCGGGCTACGTTGCAGGGATCGTGGTAGGTAACCAGAAACGCGTCATTGGCCGTTTTATCAATTGGGAACGCCCCTTTGGAAATCAGCTCCCAGGTCAGGTCGCAAATATGGGCCGGATAAGGAATCTCCAAAAAATCCATCGGTCCGCTCAAAGTAGAGGTAAAGGCCAGACCGGCCCTCCAAGCATGACCTCACTCCCCCCAATAGATTTTTTTTACCCGCAATTGGTGGGCCGCCTCCAGGATCCGGTTGTTGATCTTCTTCAAGTTGGCATAATTTAAAAACAGGCCAAAGTTTCCGCCCTCGTTGCAGTAGGTACTGGTAGTCCAGGAAATGCCGGCGGCGTGAAACATTTTGGCATATCCAATCATAGTATTGGTATTGACAAAGTTATCCGCGGAGGGTGGCACGAGA is a window encoding:
- the sdhB gene encoding succinate dehydrogenase iron-sulfur subunit, which gives rise to MDYIFKIFRFDPRKDAAPYEQEFSVDWGDTEKVTVLDALFKIQQTQDKTLSFRYSCRLAMCGSCALVINGKEGLACKTLVKDLGSGPISLTPLRHLPVIKDLTVDLKSLINRLKKIEPYFIPRTSTLEPAIIKPTSRERKIIGMNTECIACGSCVSACTMMHWAPEYIGPMGLNRAFCLIADSRDWPGNRLARLGDENGVYRCHMEFNCTDVCPKHISPTRGIHYLKRQIFWQAMKSLISFRRGKGE
- a CDS encoding Rieske 2Fe-2S domain-containing protein; the protein is MNLQIKGDLRTQTPASASCKEASFLTNRRGLLKGLGGFFAAVGLGSLFYGLYRFLAPGGGALPSLEIPLNKITAGGFYTFQYGELPGIAMQDEDGSLQAFSLVCTHLACTVAWKPEKKEFYCPCHDAIFDAQGRVLSGPPSSPLERWNVQVKNDKVLIGIV
- a CDS encoding succinate dehydrogenase, with product MANGKEWTLKREVREAQVWRSTLPGMWAWLLQRVSAILILLFLTLHFFLPYRRPLQFLLLLVVAFHASLGIRVLLIDLGANVKTQKFLFIVFLFLAFLGLFWVWNYLPLGDIK
- a CDS encoding FAD-dependent oxidoreductase, with translation MSKISIPVVTTDVLILGAGGAGLCAALHAADAGKNIKILLVTKAIIGKGGCSRMVQGGYNVVLNPADSFAKHFQDTLKGGQFINNQDLTWELVTVAPQRIKEMETQYGCFFDRNPDGTIHQKPFAGQSFDRTVHKGDLTGIEIVSRLSEQVFRRDIEYLDEHRAVELLWDKGGTRIVGALLLEVTRGEFLIAHARTTLVATGGGPTMYKLFAPSLDKSADGIALCYRAGAEMVDMEMVQFHPTGLIVKGSNTSGTLLEEGLRGAGAQLFNVLGERFMERYAPEVKERATRDVVSRSSFMEITAGRGTPNGGVFIDASVMGPNFVKKNFPGMVERCRDYGFDLANERVEVSPTAHFFMGGARIDTRCLTDLDGLYVAGEDAGGVHGANRLGGNGIADSTVFGGIAGDSMAHDVIGRELAPFDERPVEELIKQMEAPFGREGVDLYPLRETLRLSNWEKLGIIREEKGLLEGLQIIQELQEKMNRVGVAGGKACNISWNDWLNMRNLLDVSAIVGQSALKRQESRGAHYRNDFPKKNNKEYLKNFFIKREKGETKIYERPVVLNRLKPEDIGFE
- a CDS encoding heterodisulfide reductase-related iron-sulfur binding cluster translates to MDFLEIPYPAHICDLTWELISKGAFPIDKTANDAFLVTYHDPCNVARGAGYFEPPRNIIKATCNHFVEMHPDTIREKTYCCGAGGGLLADELMEIRLSGGKPRAEACRSTGANYLATICAICKANLPEVMKHHQVNCEVGGVHDLLGRALVLK
- a CDS encoding cytochrome b N-terminal domain-containing protein, giving the protein MSQGFSQNQIRPETSRSGWNFQYALGGVFTLTLVSGIFLMVYYVPQFGQAFSSVGRLNEQVPFGWMMRRIHGAGGNILLILLFLYLLQVFYRGDYKARRPAAWVFGVFAFGITLWVNFTGFFLPLSQASFWGTATVLSNLSSIPYCGSFLVDFIRGGKELAGTSLMRFYSMHIGFSALVALLLFRRQRMESIGKMTEENECQRFHGISIAWITTAILLASITFVPNWFSDPLQEAANPLANPERIFLPWYFLYLEETLKFLAGAYPLLSLLAIISFVILLFFLPYIDRNPERRILLRPLSLGLAATFLVVVLYFSFLGMANARYGERIILPERTLLVSEIRGAKVYLEKNCAYCHQIFGREGRREGPDVSVIKQRKRSTEWIQHFILNPRIYQPGTTMPRYEISLEDLEALAAYLLSLDPQKERFKAVERKQFIDFGLYQ